A stretch of Cicer arietinum cultivar CDC Frontier isolate Library 1 chromosome 5, Cicar.CDCFrontier_v2.0, whole genome shotgun sequence DNA encodes these proteins:
- the LOC101504768 gene encoding non-specific lipid-transfer protein A-like, with translation MGKKIIAFLMLVMVLGLQVTTLDAHQIDDISCSEAIVSLVSCAPFLTGVGQPTPSTSCCEGAQNLYQKADTTQVRRDICQCLKGASIKFGVNSDKAKQLPQLCNIGLSFSFDPSIDCNT, from the coding sequence ATGGGGAAGAAGATTATTGCTTTTTTAATGCTTGTAATGGTTTTAGGCTTGCAAGTGACAACATTGGATGCCCACCAAATTGATGACATCAGTTGCTCTGAGGCTATTGTTTCCTTAGTGTCATGTGCACCGTTTTTGACAGGAGTAGGCCAACCAACACCATCTACTTCATGTTGCGAAGGAgcacaaaatttatatcaaaagGCAGACACCACTCAGGTTCGACGTGATATTTGTCAATGTCTCAAAGGTGCTTCAATAAAATTTGGAGTTAACTCTGACAAAGCAAAACAACTTCCACAACTTTGTAACATTGGTCTCTCCTTTTCGTTTGATCCTAGCATTGACTGCAATACGTAA
- the LOC101504450 gene encoding non-specific lipid-transfer protein A-like, which produces MGKKIIAFLMLVMVLGMQVRTLDAHQIDDISCFEAIISLVSCAPFLTGVGQPAPSTTCCEGAHNLFQKADTTQVRRDICQCLKGASIKFGVNSDKAKQLPQLCNIGLSFSFDPSIDCNTIP; this is translated from the exons ATGGGGAAGAAGATTATTGCTTTTTTAATGCTTGTAATGGTTTTAGGCATGCAAGTGAGAACATTGGATGCCCACCAAATTGATGACATCAGTTGCTTTGAGGCTATTATTTCCTTAGTGTCATGTGCACCGTTTTTGACAGGAGTAGGCCAACCAGCACCATCTACTACATGTTGCGAAGGAGcacataatttatttcaaaaggcAGACACCACTCAGGTTCGACGTGATATTTGTCAATGTCTCAAAGGTGCTTCAATAAAATTTGGAGTTAACTCTGACAAAGCAAAACAACTTCCACAACTTTGTAACATTGGTCTCTCCTTTTCGTTTGATCCTAGCATTGACTGCAATAC GATACCATGA